From a region of the Mycobacterium sp. SMC-8 genome:
- a CDS encoding pyridoxal phosphate-dependent aminotransferase: MTVRRLQPYAVTIFAEMSALAARVGAVNLGQGFPDEDGPDSMLKVAQNAIAAGVNQYPPGLGAASLRQAIADQRTRRYGTEYDPDTEVLVTVGATEAIASAVLGLVEPGSEVLLIEPFYDSYSPVIAMAGCHRRAVPMRRDGLGFAIDIDGLRAAVTPRTRALIVNSPHNPTGAVASDDELRALAELAVTADLLVITDEVYEHLVFDGREHRPLANYPGMADRTITISSAGKMFNATGWKIGWACGPRDLIAGVRAAKQYLSYVGGAPFQPAVAHALDTEDAWVDALCATFQDRRDRLGSALSDIGFEVHDSQGTYFLCADPRPLGYPDSTAFCADLPEKVGVAAIPMSAFCDPGAAHADAWKHLVRFAFCKRDETLDEAIRRLRALRRRN; encoded by the coding sequence GTGACGGTACGACGACTGCAGCCCTACGCGGTGACGATCTTCGCCGAGATGTCGGCGCTGGCCGCCCGGGTCGGCGCGGTGAACCTCGGCCAGGGCTTTCCAGACGAGGACGGACCTGACTCGATGCTCAAGGTGGCCCAGAATGCCATCGCGGCGGGCGTCAACCAATATCCGCCCGGCCTCGGCGCCGCGTCGCTGCGGCAGGCGATCGCCGATCAGCGGACACGCCGCTACGGCACCGAGTACGACCCCGACACCGAGGTGCTTGTCACCGTCGGCGCCACCGAGGCCATCGCGTCGGCGGTCCTCGGTCTCGTCGAACCGGGCTCGGAGGTTCTGCTCATCGAACCCTTCTACGACTCCTACTCCCCTGTCATCGCGATGGCCGGATGCCACCGCCGCGCCGTCCCGATGCGCCGGGACGGTCTGGGCTTCGCCATCGACATCGACGGACTGCGGGCCGCCGTGACGCCGAGGACCCGAGCGTTGATCGTCAATTCGCCGCACAACCCGACCGGTGCGGTGGCCAGCGACGACGAGCTGCGGGCGTTGGCAGAGCTCGCGGTGACGGCCGATCTGCTGGTGATCACCGACGAGGTCTATGAGCACCTGGTCTTCGACGGTCGGGAGCATCGGCCGTTGGCCAATTATCCGGGCATGGCGGACCGCACCATCACCATCTCCAGCGCGGGAAAGATGTTCAACGCCACCGGATGGAAGATCGGGTGGGCCTGCGGGCCAAGGGATCTCATCGCCGGCGTGCGGGCGGCCAAGCAGTACCTGAGTTATGTGGGCGGCGCCCCGTTCCAGCCGGCCGTCGCGCACGCACTCGACACCGAAGACGCGTGGGTCGACGCACTGTGCGCGACGTTCCAGGACCGCCGTGACCGCCTCGGCTCGGCGCTGAGCGACATCGGTTTCGAAGTCCACGACAGTCAAGGCACCTACTTTCTGTGCGCGGATCCCCGCCCACTGGGCTACCCCGACAGCACAGCGTTCTGCGCGGATCTGCCGGAGAAGGTGGGTGTCGCAGCGATCCCGATGTCGGCGTTCTGCGATCCCGGTGCCGCGCATGCCGACGCGTGGAAACACTTGGTGCGCTTCGCTTTCTGCAAGCGCGATGAGACCCTCGACGAAGCGATCCGGCGGCTCCGCGCCCTTCGGCGGCGCAACTAG
- the ureC gene encoding urease subunit alpha, producing MAHRITRRHYAELYGPTTGDRVRLADTELLARVEHDACVYGDESVFGGGKTMREGMGVHGDITNGQESNCAGALDFVITNVLIIDAVLGIRKADIGIRDGRIAGIGKSGNPRTMDGVDPELIIGAGTDIRSGEGMIATAGAIDVHVHFDSAGLVDEAISSGITTMIGGGLGPVTVGITSSGPNNLARMLRAAEGFPMNFGFIGNGSASSTAPLIEQGLAGAIGYKIHEDWGATPAAIRASLDAGDQLDLQVQIHTDTLNESGFFEDTMAAIGGRPIHTYHAEGAGGGHAPDIMRVVGEPYCLPSSTNPTNPFALNTFDEHLDMVMVCHHLNPRIPEDVAFAESRIRRETIAAEDVLHDLGAISAMGSDSQGMGRIGETIARTWQLASHMRATRGPLPGDEGTGADNARILRYIAKLTINPARLFGIDHEVGSLETGKLADIVLWAPKFFGIRPEVVFKGGFPAWSVMGEANASLMTCEPLRYRPQWAAFGRTPADVSVNFVAAAAVDAALDERLGLDTRLVACRGARALTKADLLHNDYLPDITIEPDTYRVTVDGEPCVSTPMSRVPLGRRYTLK from the coding sequence ATGGCACACCGGATCACCCGCAGGCATTACGCCGAACTGTACGGCCCGACCACCGGGGACCGGGTCCGGCTGGCCGACACCGAACTGCTGGCCAGGGTGGAACACGACGCCTGCGTATACGGCGACGAATCGGTGTTCGGCGGCGGCAAGACCATGCGTGAGGGCATGGGAGTACATGGGGACATCACCAACGGCCAAGAGTCCAACTGCGCAGGCGCGCTGGATTTCGTCATCACCAACGTGCTGATCATTGACGCGGTGCTGGGAATCCGCAAGGCCGACATCGGGATCCGCGACGGCCGGATCGCCGGCATCGGGAAATCGGGGAATCCAAGGACGATGGACGGTGTCGACCCCGAGCTGATCATCGGGGCCGGAACCGACATCCGGTCCGGCGAGGGCATGATCGCCACAGCGGGCGCCATCGACGTGCACGTGCACTTCGACAGCGCCGGATTGGTCGACGAGGCGATCTCGAGCGGGATCACGACGATGATCGGCGGCGGTCTGGGTCCCGTCACCGTCGGCATCACCTCATCAGGGCCGAACAACCTGGCCCGGATGCTGCGTGCCGCAGAAGGTTTCCCGATGAACTTCGGGTTCATCGGCAACGGCAGCGCGTCGAGCACCGCCCCGCTGATCGAGCAGGGTCTGGCCGGGGCGATCGGCTACAAGATCCACGAGGACTGGGGCGCGACGCCCGCGGCCATCCGGGCGTCGCTGGACGCCGGCGACCAACTCGACCTGCAGGTCCAGATCCACACCGACACGCTCAACGAGTCCGGATTCTTCGAGGACACGATGGCCGCGATCGGCGGCCGACCCATTCACACCTACCACGCCGAGGGCGCCGGCGGCGGCCACGCTCCCGACATCATGCGCGTCGTCGGAGAACCGTACTGCCTTCCGTCGTCGACGAATCCGACGAACCCGTTCGCGCTGAACACCTTCGACGAGCACCTCGACATGGTGATGGTCTGCCACCACCTCAACCCGCGCATCCCCGAGGACGTCGCGTTCGCCGAGTCCCGGATCCGGCGCGAGACCATTGCGGCCGAGGACGTGCTGCACGACCTGGGCGCCATCTCGGCGATGGGATCGGACTCGCAGGGCATGGGCCGCATCGGGGAGACGATCGCGCGGACCTGGCAACTCGCGTCGCACATGCGGGCCACTCGCGGGCCACTGCCCGGCGACGAGGGGACCGGCGCCGACAATGCCCGCATCCTGCGTTACATCGCGAAGCTGACGATCAATCCAGCCAGGCTGTTCGGCATCGACCACGAGGTCGGCTCCTTGGAGACGGGCAAGCTGGCCGACATCGTGTTGTGGGCACCGAAGTTCTTCGGTATCAGGCCCGAGGTGGTGTTCAAAGGCGGCTTTCCCGCGTGGTCGGTGATGGGCGAGGCCAACGCGTCGCTGATGACGTGCGAGCCACTGCGCTACCGCCCGCAGTGGGCAGCATTCGGCCGCACCCCCGCCGACGTGTCGGTGAATTTCGTCGCCGCCGCTGCCGTCGACGCCGCCCTCGATGAGCGACTCGGTCTGGACACCCGACTGGTCGCGTGCCGTGGAGCGCGGGCACTGACCAAGGCCGACCTGCTGCACAACGACTACCTGCCTGACATCACCATTGAGCCCGACACCTACCGCGTCACCGTCGACGGAGAGCCGTGCGTGAGCACCCCGATGAGCCGGGTGCCGCTGGGCCGCCGTTACACCCTGAAATAG
- a CDS encoding SRPBCC family protein, producing MATKDSREVVIEASPEQILDVIADVEATPSWSPQYQKAEVLERYDNGRPKRVRMTVKAAGLTDEQVIEYTWGDNEVTWTLVSATQLKAQDAGYRLTPDGDKTKVRFDISIDLSVPLPGFIVKRTMKGGVETATDGLRKQVLKVIKA from the coding sequence ATGGCAACCAAGGATTCCCGCGAGGTCGTGATCGAAGCATCCCCCGAGCAGATCCTCGACGTCATCGCCGACGTCGAGGCGACCCCGAGTTGGTCGCCGCAGTACCAGAAGGCCGAAGTGCTGGAGCGTTACGACAACGGCAGGCCCAAGCGGGTCAGGATGACGGTGAAAGCCGCCGGGCTGACCGATGAGCAGGTGATCGAATACACCTGGGGCGACAACGAAGTGACCTGGACGCTGGTCTCGGCCACCCAGCTCAAGGCACAGGACGCCGGCTACCGCCTCACCCCCGACGGCGACAAGACCAAGGTCAGGTTCGACATATCGATCGACCTTTCGGTCCCGTTGCCGGGCTTCATCGTCAAGCGCACGATGAAGGGCGGCGTCGAGACTGCTACCGACGGGTTGCGCAAGCAGGTGCTCAAGGTCATCAAGGCGTGA
- a CDS encoding UBP-type zinc finger domain-containing protein: MSDVRDGAVDPSVPPSGTGCVECDAHGGWWVHLRRCAACGHIGCCDDSPQRHASAHWRATGHPVIRSFEPGEDWFWNYDTDQYYDGPELAPPRSRPVDETAPGPRGRVPADWLAQLQNRRR, translated from the coding sequence GTGAGCGACGTTCGCGACGGCGCAGTCGATCCTTCCGTTCCCCCGAGCGGCACGGGCTGCGTCGAGTGCGACGCGCATGGCGGTTGGTGGGTGCATCTGCGGAGGTGCGCCGCGTGCGGCCACATCGGCTGTTGCGACGACTCCCCGCAGCGGCACGCGTCGGCGCACTGGCGCGCCACCGGACATCCGGTCATCCGGTCGTTCGAACCGGGCGAAGACTGGTTCTGGAACTACGACACCGATCAGTACTACGACGGCCCCGAGCTCGCCCCGCCCCGGAGCAGACCGGTCGACGAGACCGCGCCGGGGCCACGCGGTCGGGTGCCTGCGGACTGGTTGGCACAGTTGCAGAATCGCCGACGCTGA
- a CDS encoding urease accessory protein UreD, giving the protein MTAPVIRPGELDVEVVADATGRTRTSTLRQRYPQRVTTALHCDPRRPGAATLCVQSPSGGAFSDDELHTVVRCRPRSDLHLTTQAATQVFAGAGAGARHLLDFTVDCGAVLEYCPGTVIPHRDSHFRQQLDLAVTAGGVYLGWEAVASGRIAHGERFGFTCYDSAFVVRVDGCAVARDRQVIRPVEGDPGPLVDTDYLGTFLAVTPGHDGGALLDNVRSVLDGTAGGAGRLPRDAGVFARVAVHHAPELHRIRQQLFHAVRRTLFPESGQR; this is encoded by the coding sequence GTGACCGCCCCGGTCATCCGTCCGGGTGAACTCGACGTGGAGGTCGTCGCCGACGCGACGGGCCGCACCCGCACCAGCACGCTGCGCCAGCGGTACCCCCAGCGCGTCACCACCGCGCTGCACTGTGACCCCCGCCGGCCGGGCGCGGCGACCCTGTGCGTACAGAGTCCCAGCGGCGGCGCGTTCTCCGACGACGAGTTGCACACCGTCGTGCGCTGCCGACCCAGAAGCGACCTTCACCTGACCACGCAGGCCGCCACCCAGGTTTTTGCCGGAGCCGGCGCCGGGGCCCGCCACCTGCTCGACTTCACCGTCGACTGCGGCGCGGTGCTCGAGTACTGTCCCGGAACCGTCATCCCACACCGTGATTCACACTTTCGGCAACAGCTGGACCTCGCGGTCACCGCCGGCGGCGTCTATCTCGGCTGGGAGGCCGTCGCGTCCGGGCGTATCGCCCACGGGGAGCGATTCGGTTTCACCTGCTATGACAGCGCATTCGTGGTCCGTGTCGACGGATGCGCCGTGGCGAGAGACCGTCAGGTGATCCGGCCCGTCGAAGGTGACCCGGGACCGCTGGTCGACACCGACTACCTGGGAACATTCCTTGCCGTCACCCCCGGCCACGACGGCGGCGCCCTGCTCGACAACGTCCGGTCGGTCCTCGACGGCACGGCGGGCGGCGCAGGCCGGTTGCCCCGTGACGCGGGAGTGTTCGCGCGCGTGGCCGTGCACCACGCACCGGAACTCCACCGCATCCGGCAGCAACTGTTCCACGCCGTGCGGCGCACGCTGTTTCCGGAGTCAGGGCAACGATGA
- a CDS encoding NAD(P)/FAD-dependent oxidoreductase: MADFDAIVVGAGHNGLTAAALLQRAGLRTLCVEAKLYAGGMASTVELFDGFRFEIAGSVQVPTSAVVSEALGLGDLPTVDLDVMSVQLRGVGDDPFVYYTDPVKLLTHLNDVHGAEAVNGMAGLMAWCQAPTRALGRFDAARPPRSLDEMFACATSEFERQAISDMLFGSVTEVLDRHLPDREKHGALRGMLAFLAVNTTYRGPATPGSAAALAFGLAVPDESATLIKKFRGGMGAVTDHLQQMFAAAGGELRLRTKVAEITADAGAVTGVRLTDGSTVTAPAVVSALAPDVTVNTLVTPTAVPSQLRDRFSHIDHRGSYLQMHFALDAAPTFAEPYTMLNEPGYQSAIGIFVTPEELHKQWEGARAGEVPADPAIALQIPSANDPSLAPPGKYAVSAFSLWFPLTEERASYGQMKTEMGKRVIDKITRLAPDFESLILRHTTFTPRHMGTMFNAPGGDYCHGLIHPEQMGPNRPGPKGYVDQPVPVEGLYLASAGCHGGPGITFIPGYNAAQQVIADLH, encoded by the coding sequence ATGGCGGACTTCGACGCGATCGTCGTCGGTGCCGGACATAACGGGCTGACCGCGGCGGCGCTGCTGCAGCGCGCGGGTCTGCGCACGCTGTGTGTGGAGGCCAAGCTCTATGCGGGCGGCATGGCCTCGACCGTCGAACTCTTCGACGGCTTCCGGTTCGAGATCGCAGGCTCTGTGCAAGTTCCGACCTCGGCGGTGGTGAGCGAGGCGCTCGGACTGGGTGACCTGCCTACCGTCGACCTCGACGTGATGTCGGTGCAGTTGCGCGGCGTCGGCGACGATCCGTTCGTCTACTACACCGATCCGGTGAAACTACTGACCCACCTCAACGACGTGCACGGCGCCGAGGCGGTCAACGGCATGGCCGGGCTGATGGCGTGGTGCCAGGCGCCCACCCGGGCGCTGGGGCGGTTCGACGCGGCGCGGCCGCCCAGATCACTCGATGAGATGTTCGCCTGCGCCACCAGCGAATTCGAGCGGCAGGCGATCAGCGACATGTTGTTCGGATCGGTCACCGAGGTGCTCGACCGGCACCTGCCTGACCGCGAGAAGCACGGTGCGCTGCGGGGAATGCTGGCCTTCCTCGCTGTGAACACCACCTACCGCGGACCCGCCACGCCGGGGAGCGCGGCCGCACTGGCCTTCGGGCTGGCCGTCCCCGACGAGAGCGCCACACTGATCAAGAAGTTCCGCGGCGGCATGGGTGCGGTCACGGACCATCTTCAGCAGATGTTCGCCGCGGCGGGCGGTGAACTCCGGCTGCGCACCAAGGTCGCCGAAATCACCGCCGACGCAGGCGCGGTCACCGGTGTCAGGCTGACGGACGGGTCGACCGTGACCGCTCCGGCGGTGGTGTCGGCCCTCGCTCCGGACGTCACGGTCAACACGCTGGTCACGCCGACAGCGGTTCCCTCGCAGCTGCGGGACCGCTTCTCGCATATCGACCACCGCGGCAGCTATCTGCAGATGCACTTCGCGCTCGATGCGGCGCCCACGTTCGCTGAGCCCTACACAATGCTGAACGAACCCGGATATCAGTCCGCCATCGGTATTTTCGTGACACCGGAGGAACTGCACAAGCAGTGGGAGGGTGCCCGCGCGGGAGAGGTGCCCGCCGATCCGGCCATCGCCTTGCAGATACCGTCTGCCAACGACCCGAGCCTGGCCCCGCCGGGCAAGTACGCCGTGTCGGCGTTCTCACTGTGGTTTCCGCTGACCGAGGAACGCGCGAGCTACGGACAGATGAAAACTGAGATGGGGAAGCGGGTGATCGACAAGATCACCAGGCTGGCACCGGATTTCGAGAGTCTGATCCTGCGCCACACCACGTTCACCCCCAGGCACATGGGCACGATGTTCAATGCTCCCGGCGGTGACTACTGCCACGGGCTGATCCACCCCGAGCAGATGGGGCCTAACCGTCCGGGCCCGAAAGGCTATGTCGACCAGCCTGTTCCGGTTGAGGGACTGTACCTGGCCAGTGCCGGATGCCACGGCGGTCCCGGAATCACGTTCATTCCAGGCTACAACGCCGCCCAGCAGGTGATCGCCGACTTGCACTGA
- a CDS encoding urease accessory protein UreF, producing MPAITTDPDVALAMWLQLHDSAFPSGRMVHSQGLEQWLADRPDVGAPEVGAVVLAYLADGYAPLDGTLTAAAWRAAAHLPRLCELDDLAGTYKLFDNARTASESAGTQLAAAARRAGLAERCPYLTAVTDGATAGHGAVVDGALQAQLGVPQRLAVLGSMRSMLASMLSAAVRMGRLGALLAQRFQTAAAPRLVELARAACDRDIDDVYSVAPALEIGGMRHETRTTRLFTT from the coding sequence ATGCCGGCCATCACCACTGATCCCGATGTCGCGTTGGCGATGTGGCTGCAATTGCACGACAGCGCTTTTCCGTCCGGCCGGATGGTGCACAGCCAGGGTCTGGAGCAGTGGTTGGCCGACCGGCCCGACGTCGGCGCCCCGGAGGTCGGTGCTGTCGTACTCGCCTACCTGGCCGACGGCTACGCCCCATTGGACGGCACGCTGACCGCGGCGGCCTGGCGCGCCGCGGCACATCTTCCGCGGCTCTGCGAACTCGATGACCTGGCAGGCACATACAAGCTGTTCGACAACGCCCGGACAGCGTCGGAGTCGGCGGGGACGCAACTGGCCGCCGCCGCGCGGCGTGCCGGGCTCGCCGAGCGCTGCCCGTACCTCACCGCAGTCACCGACGGAGCCACTGCCGGTCACGGCGCCGTCGTCGACGGCGCGTTGCAGGCGCAGCTCGGCGTCCCGCAGCGGCTCGCGGTGCTCGGATCGATGCGGTCGATGCTGGCGTCCATGCTCAGCGCCGCGGTGCGAATGGGACGGCTCGGGGCATTGCTGGCCCAGCGGTTCCAGACAGCCGCCGCGCCGCGCCTCGTCGAGCTGGCACGCGCGGCCTGCGATCGAGACATCGACGACGTGTACAGCGTCGCGCCGGCGCTGGAGATCGGCGGAATGCGCCATGAAACCAGAACCACCCGGCTGTTCACCACTTAG
- a CDS encoding urease accessory protein UreE: MKAVDILGDIADGRFSGRRRHYVDIGWGDAAKHRQVVTADSGLTVHIDLPRGVFLRSGAVIADDGAAVVVVRRPAEDAIAVRFADNCAAAGARRMLMLGYLLGNQHAPIDVDEDGVAAPLFTSAQAAREMLAGLGVAGAVTAVPLARDGWSRTSADSHAGHHH, from the coding sequence ATGAAGGCGGTAGACATACTCGGTGACATCGCCGACGGCAGGTTCAGCGGACGCAGACGTCATTACGTCGACATCGGCTGGGGCGACGCGGCCAAGCATCGGCAGGTGGTCACCGCCGATTCCGGGCTGACCGTCCATATCGACCTGCCGCGCGGCGTCTTCCTGCGCTCCGGAGCCGTGATCGCCGATGACGGCGCCGCCGTCGTCGTGGTCCGCCGGCCCGCCGAGGACGCTATCGCCGTACGGTTCGCGGACAACTGCGCCGCCGCCGGGGCAAGAAGAATGCTGATGCTGGGATATCTGCTCGGCAACCAGCACGCGCCGATCGACGTCGACGAGGACGGCGTCGCCGCGCCGTTGTTCACCAGCGCGCAGGCCGCCCGGGAGATGCTCGCCGGGCTCGGGGTGGCCGGTGCGGTCACGGCCGTGCCGTTGGCGCGCGACGGTTGGTCACGAACCTCCGCGGACTCGCATGCCGGCCATCACCACTGA
- the urtA gene encoding urea ABC transporter substrate-binding protein: MFRSSKRSTSGLRRGSVAVLAVTALLAAGCGSRAGDDSAVAAQASCVDTSGDTVKVGAVNSLSGGLAVSESVIRDAIVMAVEEVNASGGVLGKQLQLIGEDGASEPTVFAEKAQKLVQSDCVAVVFGGYTSASRKAMLPVFEDANALLYYGQQYEGLESSPNIFYTGATTNQQIIPSLDYLKEQGVKSLYLVGSDYVFPRTSNAIVKAYAQANGIEIKGEDYTPLGSTDFSTIVNKIRTADADAVFNVVVGDSLVAFFREYRNSGLTAEAMPVMSMCVGEEEVRSIGAPTLVGQLSSWNYYQTLDSPQNTTFVENFKKRFGADRVTSDPMESAYAAVMLWKATVEKADSFAVPEIQNAADGVTITAPEGSMTVDGENHHVTKTARIGRVAEDGLIYQVWESPAPIEPDPYLRDYPWAAGITG, from the coding sequence ATGTTCAGGTCATCGAAACGTTCGACGAGCGGGCTACGCCGCGGGTCAGTCGCCGTGCTCGCAGTGACGGCGCTGTTGGCCGCCGGGTGTGGTAGCCGGGCAGGCGACGACAGCGCCGTCGCAGCACAGGCGAGCTGTGTCGACACCTCCGGCGACACGGTGAAGGTGGGCGCCGTCAACTCGCTGTCCGGCGGTCTGGCGGTCAGCGAGTCGGTGATCCGCGACGCGATCGTCATGGCCGTCGAAGAGGTGAACGCCTCCGGCGGCGTATTGGGTAAGCAACTGCAGCTCATCGGCGAAGACGGCGCGTCGGAACCGACCGTGTTCGCCGAGAAAGCTCAGAAGCTTGTGCAGTCCGATTGTGTGGCAGTCGTTTTCGGTGGCTACACATCTGCCAGCCGCAAGGCCATGCTGCCGGTCTTCGAGGACGCCAACGCGCTGTTGTATTACGGTCAGCAGTACGAAGGGCTGGAAAGCTCGCCGAACATCTTCTACACCGGGGCGACCACCAACCAGCAGATCATCCCATCACTGGACTACCTCAAAGAGCAGGGGGTGAAGTCGCTGTACCTGGTGGGCAGCGACTACGTCTTCCCGCGCACCTCCAACGCGATCGTGAAGGCCTACGCGCAGGCCAACGGCATCGAGATCAAGGGTGAGGACTACACGCCGCTGGGCAGCACCGACTTCTCCACGATCGTCAACAAGATCCGCACCGCCGACGCGGACGCGGTGTTCAACGTCGTGGTGGGTGATTCGTTGGTCGCCTTCTTCCGTGAGTACCGCAACTCCGGTCTGACCGCCGAGGCCATGCCCGTGATGTCGATGTGCGTCGGCGAGGAGGAGGTACGCAGCATCGGCGCGCCCACCCTGGTCGGCCAGCTCTCGTCGTGGAACTACTACCAGACGCTGGACTCGCCGCAGAACACCACATTCGTCGAGAACTTCAAGAAACGCTTCGGCGCCGACCGGGTGACCTCTGATCCGATGGAATCGGCGTACGCCGCCGTGATGCTGTGGAAAGCCACGGTGGAGAAGGCGGATTCGTTCGCCGTGCCCGAGATCCAGAACGCGGCCGATGGCGTCACGATCACCGCGCCCGAGGGGTCGATGACTGTCGACGGCGAGAACCACCACGTGACCAAGACCGCGCGGATCGGCCGCGTCGCCGAGGACGGCCTGATCTACCAGGTGTGGGAGTCACCCGCACCGATCGAACCCGATCCGTACTTGCGCGACTACCCGTGGGCCGCGGGGATCACGGGCTGA
- a CDS encoding SRPBCC family protein — MAVRASSEVVIEAPPEAILDALADVEAVAAWSSLHKDTEVVDRHPDGRPHHVRTTVSVMGLTDRELLEYHWGDTWVVWDAERTSRQRCQHGEYNLTPVGEDRTRVRFDLILDLAAPYPRFLVKRAKKMVLDVALENLRRRVLAAQ, encoded by the coding sequence ATGGCGGTGCGTGCTTCCAGTGAAGTCGTGATCGAGGCCCCGCCAGAGGCGATTCTGGATGCCCTGGCAGACGTCGAGGCGGTGGCCGCGTGGTCGTCCCTGCACAAAGACACCGAAGTGGTCGACCGCCATCCCGACGGCCGGCCGCACCATGTCAGGACGACCGTCAGCGTGATGGGGCTGACTGACAGAGAGCTCCTGGAGTACCACTGGGGTGACACCTGGGTGGTGTGGGATGCCGAACGGACGTCGCGGCAGCGCTGCCAGCATGGTGAGTACAACCTGACGCCGGTCGGTGAGGATCGCACCCGTGTCAGGTTTGATCTGATCCTCGATCTGGCCGCACCGTATCCGAGGTTCCTTGTCAAACGGGCGAAGAAGATGGTGCTCGACGTGGCGCTGGAGAACCTTCGACGCCGCGTGCTCGCCGCGCAGTAG
- the ureG gene encoding urease accessory protein UreG, translated as MTEGAIRIGIGGPVGSGKTRLVESLVPRLSDAGFSVAVITNDLVTDEDAQRVRRSGVIDPNRVLAVETGACPHTAIREDPSANLAAADRLNRMFPDLDLILIESGGDNLAATFTSDLVDHWIFVIDTSAGDDIPRKKGIGLLQADLLVVNKIDLAPLVGADLDMMRRDCALARPAKPTVFTDLRSGHGVTEVVNRLREGAMLTASRP; from the coding sequence ATGACCGAGGGTGCAATCCGCATCGGCATCGGAGGCCCGGTCGGCTCGGGCAAGACGCGTCTCGTCGAGTCACTGGTACCGAGGTTGTCCGACGCCGGCTTCAGCGTCGCCGTGATCACCAACGACCTGGTGACCGACGAGGACGCCCAGCGCGTGCGGCGCAGCGGGGTGATCGACCCGAACCGCGTCCTTGCGGTGGAGACCGGGGCCTGCCCGCACACCGCGATCCGCGAGGACCCGTCGGCCAACCTGGCCGCCGCCGACCGATTGAACCGGATGTTCCCCGACCTCGACCTCATCCTCATCGAGTCCGGCGGCGACAACCTCGCGGCCACCTTCACCTCGGATCTGGTGGACCACTGGATCTTCGTGATCGACACCTCCGCCGGAGACGACATCCCGCGCAAGAAGGGCATCGGCCTGCTGCAGGCAGATCTGTTGGTGGTCAACAAGATCGACCTGGCGCCGCTGGTCGGCGCCGACCTCGACATGATGCGCCGCGACTGCGCACTGGCCCGGCCCGCCAAACCGACAGTGTTCACCGACCTACGATCCGGCCACGGGGTGACCGAGGTCGTCAACCGCCTACGCGAGGGCGCGATGCTCACCGCGAGCCGCCCGTGA
- a CDS encoding urease subunit beta: MHLTPKDEDRLLLFLAAELARKHRAAGLTLSYAEARALIADEVVEAARAGASVAEAAAHGATVLTDDDVMPGVTSLLGSIQVEAFFDDGQKLVTVHDAIGPGTNPAAGPDVIPGEVLPCDGELELNAGRTGATVTVENTGDRPVQVGSHFHFFEVNRALRFDRAAAFGMRLDIPSGTAVRFEPGERQEVSLTSYGGERTVIGQNDVTNTDTSGTLDPVLLNRLRDNGFLDSRQGS, from the coding sequence ATGCATCTGACCCCCAAAGACGAAGACCGGTTGCTGCTGTTCCTCGCTGCGGAGCTGGCCCGCAAGCACCGCGCTGCGGGCCTGACCCTCAGCTACGCCGAGGCGCGGGCCCTGATCGCCGACGAGGTGGTCGAAGCCGCCCGCGCGGGTGCGTCGGTGGCCGAGGCCGCCGCTCACGGCGCCACCGTGCTCACCGACGACGACGTCATGCCCGGCGTGACCTCCCTACTGGGATCGATACAGGTCGAGGCGTTCTTCGACGACGGCCAGAAGCTGGTGACCGTGCACGACGCGATCGGTCCGGGCACCAACCCGGCTGCCGGGCCCGACGTGATCCCTGGCGAGGTCCTGCCGTGCGACGGAGAACTGGAGCTCAACGCAGGACGCACAGGGGCCACCGTGACCGTCGAGAACACCGGGGACCGTCCCGTCCAGGTCGGCTCGCATTTCCACTTCTTCGAAGTCAACCGCGCGCTGCGCTTCGATCGGGCGGCCGCGTTCGGCATGCGACTCGACATTCCGTCGGGCACCGCAGTCCGGTTCGAACCCGGTGAGAGGCAGGAGGTTTCGCTGACCAGCTACGGCGGCGAGCGCACAGTGATCGGCCAGAACGACGTCACCAACACCGACACCAGCGGAACGCTCGACCCCGTGCTGCTGAACAGGCTGCGCGACAACGGTTTCCTCGATTCTCGGCAGGGTTCCTGA